gagtctggctctcgagattcggaggacggtgcctcttcgattttggagcaagcaatcttattgggagggttttctcgaatgtgagtaaaggttgggcatgtttgctagtctaccttgccacgaagcacagaggttgacacacagagactttccaattatccagcagtggtactgttcctttacccttgtgggtaataatatggtagctagaccttcaaaatttatgtgtctaaactttgttagtgctgtttctttgctattcttttaccttttttggtcagagcgatgtagtgggagctgcaagcttcacgtgctcaactttggcagagaactttggcaaagtgatctgtggtacccatgagttattgttgcgtgtgggaagtgggtgattgaacagtaagattcatgtgctttctacttcaccagaagtcttcgacagaatgcccataatttctgcaaagctgagtgtgcgtgtgacaggtgctgacaaggctagaaaagtaggtgcctcttcgatttctgagatcggccctcgtggtctctgagcagcccagcttttgagaaagcgagcgtctcttcgattgattcggagaacggtgcctcaccgatttttgagaaagcaatcatgctgggggtctggctctagagattcggggagcagtgtctcttcgatttttgagaaagtaatcatgttgggagagtggctctcgagattcggagggcggtgcctcttcgattttggagcaagcaatcttgttgggagtgttttctcgaatgtgagtaaaggttgggcatgtttgctagtctaccttgccacgaagcacagaggttgacacacagagactttccaattatccagcaatggtactgttcctttaccctctcttcgatttttaagaaagtagtcatgttgggagtctggctctttagattcggaggacggtgcctcttcgattttggagcaagcaatcttattgggagtgttttctcgaatgtgagtaaaggttgggcatgtttgctagtctaccttgccacgaagcacagaggttgacatacatggactttccaattatccagcagtggtactgttcctttacccttgtgggtaataatatggtagctagaccttcaaaatttatgggtctaaactttgttagtgctgtttctttgctattcttttacccttcttggtcagagcgatgtagtgggagctgcaagcttcacgtgctcaactttggcagagaactttggcaaagttatctgtggtacccatgagctattgttgcgtgtgggaagtgggtgattgaacagtaagattcatgtgttttctacttccacagaagtctttgacagaatgcccataatttccgcaaagctgagtgtgcgtgtgacaggtgctgacaaggctggaaaagtaggtgcctcttcgatttctgagatcggccctcgtggtctctagggagcccatcttttgagaaagcgagcgcctcttcgatttctgagatcggccttcgtggtctttgagcagcccaacttttgagaaagcaaacggctcttcgatttctgagatcaaccctcgtgatctctaagcagcccaacttttgagaaagcaaacgcctcttcgatttctgagcaggcgcctctttgatttctgaagctccgtcgagtgcagatttttataggggctggcattaagttccaaagcacacttgaatctccaccagtagaagcttcattcttgcacttctaagatcttgatttgtccgacctcttctctcttcaacacctttgaaaatgtctggcccctccgaccgtcgttttgacttgaaccttgttgaagaggcagccccgccttctccagacaacatatggcgcccatccttcgtctccccaactggtcctcttaccgttggggattccgtgatgaagaatgatatgaccgctgcggtggtggccaggaaccttctcactcccaaagataacagactactttccaaacggtctgatgagttagctgttaaggattcgctggctctcagtgttcagtgtgcaggttctgtgtctaatatggcccaacgcctatttgctcgaacccgccaagttgaatcattggcggctgaagtgatgagtctcaaacaggagattagagggctcaagcatgagaataaacagttgcaccggctcgcacatgactatgctacaaacatgaagaggaagcttgaccagatgaaggaaactgatggtcaggttttacttgatcatcagagatttgtgggtttgttccaaaggcatttattgccttcgtcttctggggctgtaccgcgtaatgaagctccaaatgatcaacctctgatgcctcctccttctagggttctgtccagtactgaggctccaaatgatccccctccggtgccttctctttctggggctctaccgactgctgagacttctcctaagtaacctttgtgaaggctccctcttgtgtgtttattttgactcatgtatatgtacatatttgtagcttatcggggatatcaataaataagctttccttcatttcaacgtattgtgttaaatacaccaaagccttcttcgctaagttctttgaattttcttttgttgaagcttgtatgttgaagctttctgagtggagcatgtaggttggggtagtgttcccttaatttcccgagtgaggaaaacttcttggttggagacttggaaaatccaagaaacagataaagactgagtgctgatttttctgtgcaactcttttttttttaggctTACAAATTTGATAGAAATACTGAATGATAAAAGCTGTGTGTGATATGCAACCACTCAGATTTAGTATTAAATGTATCCACCAATCATTTTTATGAGCTTCCATTACCCAAAAAGTGGGCAGTCTAACTCCTGATAACCTAATCTTCGATTTAGAATTCACATTCTCAGCACTCCCTTCTGTGTGGGGTCATTTAAGCCTAACACATAACAACACAATTGGGTAACGTGAGAGCAAGCAAGATGTGGCTCAACACGTGAGTAACATGCTCTGGTACCATAAAAAAGTTGAGGTATAgaaaccaattggtaatattAGAGGTAGCCGAACTTTTTATGAGGACATGCAAGATCCTTAGTTCTCCAACGTGAAATTTACATTCTCAATAtcatacatataaacatacatacatacatgttTATGTGcacgcgcgcgcacacacatatatatataaaatacacacacacataggtGTGAATATACGTATACACATGTGGGTACATACGTGCAGGCCATGTGAGGTCACCGTCCAAATGAAGATGAGAAGTCAAATTCCAATGGCATGAGTGGCATGAGTCATGACACCATCGTCAGGGCTTTCCCATGATTCATGTTCACAAGAAATCACTGGTTTCTTTATTAATATTAAGAAGAGACGACCACACCTACTCTCTTTTTATTCTTCCATGTATTACAGTTGTATGATTCCAACATGGGTTAGCAGACAGAAAAATATGGGTAACGCAGTCCAACCACGTTATCCACAAAGCACTTCTCAAAATATCAAGGGATGACGTATAATTTGGTTTTACTCAATTACATTGATCCTCAACCAGTGCGGGAGTTGCTAGTCAGACAGTTGTATTGAAATTTCGGCCGTTTGTATGTGATCTTGTTCTATGTGAGTTATATCCTAATCAGTCAGCGTACCAAAATTTCTCAAGTACGTAGATAGACTTTTTTTGGCAgaaaaaataactttaaactCAAAATTTATCAACACAAGCAAGACCAAAACATCGACATAATAACCCATAATCAAACGCCGCTGCAAACAGGCGCTAAAAGAATGCAGGGGAGTTCCGACGCCGCAATCGAAACCCTAAGAACTTGAGGGGGGTACTTCGGCGATCTCGAACAAGTGAAGGCGATGATCCTGATCCACTCCGCCTTGTCCGGCGACACGCGTACGGTGGTGGAATTCAGTGGAAGCCGAGCTCACCAACATGGACCTCAAATCCATCTCCGCCAGCTCCTTGCTCGACCCGCGTACGCTCCGAATGTCCTCTCACCTCCTCAGCCCCAAAGTCCTCCAGGTAAATCACACCTCTCGTTTTCTGTTATGAACTTAGGATTGTGATTATCTTAATCACAAATTAAGAGTCAAGTTAGTCGTAATTGAGGGTTTTACTTGTTATTAAGAGCACTTGCTCTTTGGTTTGAAAAGAGATCAGAATTTTAGAAAGaaatcaaaatacaaaaaatatattggaGCTTGCTCCTTCTCTCCTTCCCTCTTCTTCCATAGCTTTCTTGTGCTACTTGCAGGTTGATTAAGAGAATTGAGAATTGGGTCGTTTTcggtttggttgctgagaaaatagaaaaagagagaaaaaatatGGTCCTTcgttgcctttttttttaatttttatatcagATAGCTTGAGCAAGAGACGTTATAACAGCAGTGTGTAGGATTTTGCGAGGAATTCGACTTTTGAAACTTGGGCTCACAGACGGCCGCAGTGAGGTAGTTGCTGTGAAGGACTCTCATATCCCGGCAATCCCTGGCGACTTCTTTCCTAGAACTAAGGTACTTTCTGCTACTTCGTGCTTGCTCAATGCTCGGCTTGTGCTTTATATGTAAATGAGTTGGAGATTTCTTTGATTAATcactttttggtttttgaataTGTTCAGCTGAGTATTCAAACTAGTATGAAATTGAGCTAGATTATGGAAAATTGGATAATACCGCATTAAGAAACCAACACTTTTGTAGAACTTAATGATGAACACTGTGTGCTTTGTCACTGAAAATCTTCGAGTTAATTGAACATCTTTTGTTTGTCTTACTTTTGGATTGGCAGGTTCGTCTGGAAGGTAAAGCTACTGTACTGAACGGAATGGTATGTTTGAGTCCTAAAATCGTGACAGTGTTAGGAGGTGTTGTTCAACCACTTTACGAAGATTGGCAGATGAATAAAAAATATTCCGGGTTTTCACCTTCATCTTTAAGGCTTTAAAGATATGTAAAATCGTATAAAACATGTAGAAAGTTATCAATATATGTAAGATAGACAATACTATTTACATACATGTGGAAATCTAAGGAGGGAATGAACTGCTTATTGCAAAAAGTATTTTAGTAACCTTTATACAACAAATTAGTTCACCAATCAACCTTTCAAAAATTAGTTTCAGTACAAAAGCATGTGATCTCACATCCCTGGTTGCTAATCCCCAAATGGAAGGGTGTTCTCTAGACAAACCTTACAGAGAAACGAGTGAGTTTCTTCAATCTTGCTATGGAAGTTGGTATATGTCTTATGGCTGTATCCTCTGCTTCAAGTATTTCCAGTGATTCCATCTCCCCTAAATCCTCATGCAGTTCTCCGAATTTCGGACAATTATTAAGACAAAGAGTCCTAACAGATTTGGACTTATAGAAATCACTTGGAAGAGAACTAAGACTGTAACAGTTTCTAAGGTTTACCAAAGAGAGATTTTTAAGCTGTCCAATGAAGGGGTGAATCTCGGACAAACTAGCACAATTTTCCAATATCAACTCTTTAAGATCTGGGACCTTTGAAAAGTCTGGTGATTCTATTAAGGAATAGGAATGACTGAGATTCATGATTTTCAACCTCCGAAGCGACTGTTGCAAAAAACCAAAGGAAAAGTGAAATTAATAttcaaaatgaagatctcattaaaaaaaaaaaaaaaaaaaaaaaagaagagagaaggaaatcAAAACGACAAAGAGAAACAGAACATCAACATGCGGGATTGATTGTACCTGGGAACCCTTCCAAACTTGTACCAGTTGGCTAAACCGCATATCTATACAAACTAGTTTGTCTTGACGAAAAAAGTCATCTGGTATGGACTTCAAATGACATCTATACCAGCGCAACCACTTTAACTCTTTGGAAAGATATTTGTATTCTCCATCTAGTTTTACGTGGTATAGCTGGAGAAATTTCAATTTCTTCATATTGGCAAATGCTACTGTACTGAAACTATCATTGTTCGAGCTCTGCAAATCAATAATTAGTGCGACAATTTCTTCAGATTCCTGTTAAAGAAAAGGTTATATGGAGTAAGAAAAAGGATAATCTGCATATGTTTTGACGTGATTTTGCCTAATTGAGCTTCTTAATGAAAATGCGTATATCTACACGTGAATATTGTTTAATTTATAATAGACATACGTAGGTTACATATATGCTTTTCTTGTACGATGCATTAATCCAAAATTTTACTAGGAATGTACTTACAGATTTATTTGTCAATACATCTGTGACCTCTTGAAGATTCCTCAGCCTACTCCATTTTCTAGGATGACTGGGggatttttcagaaatgattacTCCAGCCATTTCTCGAATCAAATCATGCATATTCAACACGTTGCGTTCAATAGTTACAAGGCATCGTTCGCAAAGGATACTAATATCTATTATTCCATCTAATACTTTTGCGACGTATTCCTTATTCCATCcaataaagaaacaagataTGTCAAGGAATATAGCCTTTTGTTTTTCCGTTAGCCCTTGGAAGCTTATTTTTAGTTGTTCTATTATTTCTCCATCAGGATCCAATGTCTCCAGTTGACTTTCCCACTCTTCTATGGGTCTTTTTAACAACAAAGAACCTAAAGTTTTAAGGGCTAATGGCAAACCTTTACAGTATGAAACAAACTTTTCTGAGATTTGAAGATATCCTTCGTCAGGCCAATTATTTCCAAAAGCATGCCAACTAAAGAGCTTCAAAGCTTCTCCATCATTCAATTTCTGAACCTCATATATCTCATCCACTTTCTTTAGTAAATGTTTATCTCGTGTCGTTATGATAATTCTACTTCCTGGACCAAACCAATCCTGATTTCCAGCTATTGCATTGAGTTGGTCCCCTTTATCTACGTTGTCCATGATGAGAAGTACCCTTCTATGTTGAAATTCTTGTTTTATCAGTTCAATACCTTCACCAACACTTCTTATTTGACGCTTACTTTTCAAGATGGCAGAAACAAGTTTTTTTTGCAAATAAACTAGACCATGTTTACTTGTAGCGTCTCTAATGTCATCAAGGAAAATTTTGGATTGGAACTCACCATGAATTTGGTTATAAATGGCTTTGGCGGCTGTTGTTTTACCCCATCCACCCATCCCCCAAATTCCAACCATGACAACTTTATTTGATCCACCACCTGAAAGATGATTGATAATACGTAGAATGCGAGATTTGATTTCAATTGGGTGCTCGGCCACATTTAGTTCATTTGTTCTCGGAAGCCATTTCATAATAATCTCCTCAATAATTTTTCTAATAACCTCTGCTTCCCGCCtgaaaattaaattcttaaGCATTAGTGGGACTCCATGAAAGCTCAGTAGGAGCTATCAGTACATAAACAATTTCCTTtcctgtatatatataataactaGCCACTACCTACCACctagtatatgtgattttgtgACCAACttgaataaaagaaagaaagtcATTCGTTGATATATAAAAGTTAGGTGTATTAGTTAAAACTCCAATTACGGTTTAGGTTTTGTATGAGAGATTAAGGTTTATTAATTAAGCATGTTAATTAATGTTTAGCTTCTGTAAAAATGTTAATAAATAAAGCATTAAGTCATTCACTAAAATGTTCCAAATCTTGAAAAGCAGGTGAATGATTACCTATTGTCAGTAATTCGAAGATGGTGGCCGGACAAATTTCCAGCTCTTGTAAGAGCCTCTCTCCActgatttgcttgtttttgtttaGCTTCACGTTTCTTGTCATCTTGTTCTTCACAGATGTCTTTTTCGTGTTTCTGAAATGCTTCGGCTAAATCTCCGTCCTGCTTCCTGACATGCGAAGGATCAACGTGATAGAATATTGGCAAAACATGTCGACCCAGTTTGGATTTGCACTCCATAATCTTCACCAGCTCGTTAAGACACCAACTCGAATCCGCATACATCTTTGAGAAGACAATGATAGAGATCCTCGACTCTTCGATTGCCCGGAACAGTTGCTCTTTTATATCTTCCCCTCTTTCTAGATCGTCTTCATCCATATAAGCCTGGAATCCCCGGTCTTTTAAAGTCGCGTGGAGGTTGCCCGTGAAGCCATGGCGCGTGTCTtcgccactgaagctcaagaacACGTCGTAATTCCAAAGTTTTGACTCGGAGGAGGATGAAGAGGAGGCTTCATGGGCCGTCATGACGGTATCCACCGTAATGGCGTTGCAGTGGTTAAGATCACGACGGAAAAAATGGCAGTGGCTGTGTTTGTGTTGCCGAACCGATGATACTGAAATACCAAAAGCCAAGACAACCTTTCTTCAGTCCGCACAGTCATCCATAATAATTAATAGGGGTTAGTGGAGTTTAATCCTTCGTTGAGATCAACTTTTCAAAAAAACCTGGTGTgagataaaaaatttaaattagtcCCTTGACTGGATGTCCACCTCATGATTAacgttaaaactcatatttcatTGGATTTAATGTCTTTATGTGTATTTAAGTTCCTAAAATAACCCCgcaattaatatttgatttgagTGCCTCATTTCCTCCTATAAAAGATAACTACATCTAAAATAATTGAGATACCAATTAACAAATTCAGGTACATATCAAATAAGAAAACGAAATTAttgattaaaattcaaaaagttTCATATCACAATGAAACAAAACTCtagaaatcaaaatttaatgaatACATCAAACCAAATAAGTAAACAATGTACCTAAACCATGGTACCTATACCATAGTATCTATAGCATGGTACCTATATCATAGTACCTAATACATAGTACCTGCAAATTAAAAAGACATTATTAGAATTTtaatgtagaaaaaaaaaacccacacgATTTTAGTGAAAATGCTAAACTTCCTAGACAAATAAACGAATCTGCACAACACCATAGAAGAGGACGATGGAAGATTCATACAATTGAACTTTTGtgtttaaaatgaaaaacaGTTGAAAATATATTAAGTAATAATTGCACACCCATAACtcaacatttaaaatttgttattGTCCATCATTACATAAGGGCAATGTTGGAAAAATAGAATCAATAAAAccacccaaaaaaataaacactGACGTGGATAATATATATTGACATGGATGTATAGTCAAATGACTataatcaatatttaatctTGCATAAGACATTTCTCTAACTATAATCTTAACCAAGGATTAAAATCACATTTTCTACATATCaacataattaaattttatttctaaagtatattcatttagtgttagaaacattacatttggtatatttatatttatggttaaactttgtatcatatacttctatttttagtttgtaccattTTTAATtggcaacccttttttaatttgtaccaattttctttttagttttaatttgtacccatatattaatttcatttgtacccatattttttttatttttatttatactcataatttatttataatgtacccattttctTTATAAATGTACCACtttattatatgtaaaatgtactcttttttttttttgtaaatatacctttttttttatgtaaaatgtacccattttttaatgtgaaatctatttattttttatttataatgtatacatatttattataaaagtaccctttttcaattttttgaacaCTATGAGTACatttgtttgataattattatttcaaagttacattgttacctatttttatatatttatgcaatcaaaatttttgagtattttcttttttattgtaatcgtttttaatttatatgCCATATAATATGGGATATATTAATAGCAATAATGagatgtacaaagtcaagggactttgaccaaaaattgaataccattaaggttttaatcaaataatGTTAGTGGCTAGGGACCGGATCTAAAGTCTCCTAATAATTTATAACTGAAATAATGACGTTCATTAAAAGctagggaccttgatcaaaaattaaaaagaaataaggttttaatcaattcAATAGAAGAAAGagggatgtgaacctaatttctcttaAAAAGAATTATTCAATATGGACGGTAAATGATTCAGCCATTTACAAGTTCTAATTTAGGATCACAATTTACTGAATCGTTGTATTAACTATTAAGTGGTGCTCTAATGTAATTTTTAGGAATTTCTGAGGAGGCATATGTTAACACACACCCAAATGAACCCAATTTAGGCTCCACTGCTAAAAACTATTGCAAAATGCGCAGTAGGATTGAACTGCTAAAGCCTATTGCGAAATGAACCACACAGTAAACCATCCAAATGGATGCCATATATGCATATACAAACAGTGTTTTGAAAGGACAAGGGAGCTAACAGTGTCTTTTtatatgactcgaagttctggCTGCAAATTGCATGCAATCATTTTCTTGGCGGTGATTAGCTTGTACAGCTATTTAACTCTCAGTAACTCTCTCCAAATGGTAAAGGCCAAGAGAGTGAGGTGTCCGGCTCGATGTGGACTGAGCAATTAGATGAATGATCAGTAGACAAAGAAATTGTTGGATGCCACAATCTCCATAAGAGTGTTGGAACTCTTTGTCAGTTTAAAAATATTTGTGGAGGCCTTGAGTAGGCATTAGGCTCTTTTAAATGAGTTAAATGTTAGTGTCAGGCGTGCTACCGTTGGCTCAGATCAAAATAAAGATTGTAATATGGTACTGTTAGATTGTAAACTTACGCCACAACTAAGCCGAGCTTCTTAACCAAAGCATTGTGCCATAGAAGGGTTAAATCTGTGTTCAATTCTTTTCTGTGCCTTGTTGTTAAGGACTTTATATGTACGTTTTTTGTTATACCAAGTGATACCCACAAACTGATGAAATATTGGTAATGGTTGCACTGCAGCAAGTCAAACTCCTTTgctcaacaaaaacaaaagtttataatataataatgttaGCATATGAACTTGAGAAACAACGGCCGAGAAGGTGCAGTGAAAgtgaaagaaagaggaaaagaagaaggaaatgaaACAAAAGACTATCCAACAGATTTTAAGAATGACTTCTTGGCAATGATTACAGCTATTCACATATTCAACTATGAAAATGTATAAAATATGATATGATTATATATGCAAGTaacgtttgaccaaaaaaacaaaaaaaaaaaaaaaaaaaatatatatatatatatatatatatatatatatgcaagtaACGACCCCAAATCTTATTGGAGCTAATTAACTAATGTAATAAAATAGCTAGTCTTATTAGACATTTGGATTCCTTAGCAAGTGgaactttttttttagtttagaaGTCATGTAGTAATTAAATAGTTGTGATTAATatcttaagattttttttttcatcaatggTAATCTATACAATTGTAACAGTCATTATTTGTTAATAATTTGTGCTTTGGCAAGTTTGCTGCAGGATGGATTGAGGGGAGAGGCTTCTTTCGGATAGTTTGTATGAAATATTAGAGAGAGATATAATTGTTttgtataaaataattaaaaaaattgaaattgacacgtggactttttaGTCACAATTAAGTTATTAACtagaaggacaaggattgtctgccctctttgTTCACGTGCCCTCTCATGCCCTTCTGTTTGTGTagtcatggttaagccacgttaacattttatattactatttatttttatcttattatctctatgacgtggcttaaccgtgaccacacaaaacagaaaggcacgggaacaaggagggcagacaatctttgTCCTAACTAGAATGACCCTATTAATTTGGCAAGACCCACATCCGTTCTATGCAGTTCAACCACCACTAATGGagtattaagtttaatttaatgCCACTTAATTGTGGGGGAAGGGGTCGGGAGGAGACCGATGTTTTTACACTTGGATTTATTCATTGATTATTTCTAGTGGTGCATGTATAGTTGTAGATGGGGCAAGTGTAAGGTTGCAGAATAAAACTTGAATCATTTGAATGGAGGGAAAAACAAATTTCTGCTAAAATTTGTCCATATCAACGATCACACAAGAAACATATTTAGTTAGCTTACTAGAAAGTGATGTCCGTGCATTGTTGTAGGATTAGAAATTGTGTGAATAATTATATTTGAAAGATTATCAATGTCAAATTTAGTGTAATCAGCAGATCTCTAACTTTCCAATAGTATATAAATTTGAACTAATAAAATGTATCTCTAAGTTTCTAGAAGTGTTCAAATTGAAACTAatagtttgttttattttttgttttgtatacTGGTACTTTAAAAACCATAAGTAACGGATCTTTCTTCTCTATATTGATAATTTAAGATTCGCTATTAAAAAACGAATTCATAAGTTAGGTTTCAAAGTGTACTATAACATTGATTAATCTAAACACTACCTCAGCAAACCAAACAATTTTATTTCCTCCATAAATGTCCTTGTTTAATTACTTTACAAAGTTAATTTGTTTCAAAAGATTGAAAGCAAGTGGTTTTCAACTTTGAAATCCCACAGCATGAATAGATAAAGGAATAGTTTCTCCATTATATTCAACACCACTATAAACCACACCATGACATCCTCTTGCTGGGAACAAAAAGAAATTTATATAAACAATCAGAAACAATAGAATTGTTAATGTAAAATTGCATGATATAATGGTTAAAAACTATGTAAACCATCTAGACATCAAGAAataaaaagtatatgaaaactGAGGACTTATTTGAGTTGAGAGTTCACATAATGCTTTTAAGAGTGGTTGAGTTTTGTTGGATTGAGATATCTCCTTTCTGCACAAAGGAGTTTCAGATGCATGTTAAGATTATTAGCCTAACTTTGATTTACAATTATTTGAGAATTGTGAtttatacataaataaatacacacacacacacacaaagaatAAGAGAAGACAGAAAATGGGGAAACTGTGTGTACACTAAGATGCATGTCAAATATGATTGACAAAGAAGATGCTCTTTTATTTTTCAGGAATTTCAAGGAGGCAAATATATGGGGGTGGACCATATAATACACCCAAATGGATCAATTTTTAGGCTCCACTGCTAAAAACTCTTGCAAAATGCGCATAAGGATTAAACTGCTAAACACCATTGCGAAATGaaccatatatacatatataaacaatgttttgaaaggACAAGGGAGCTAACGCTTTTTATATGACCTGGACTTGGAGTTCTGGCCGCAAATTGCATACGATGACTTTCTTGGCGGTGATTAGCTAGTACAGCTATTAAACTCTAACAGTCTCCTGTCTTCAAATGGTAAAGACCAAGAGAGTCAGGTGTTCCAGCTGAAAGTGGCCTGAGGTAGTAGATGAATGATCAGGTGACAAAGAAATTGTTGGATGCAACAATTCTCTA
This is a stretch of genomic DNA from Malus domestica chromosome 02, GDT2T_hap1. It encodes these proteins:
- the LOC103426626 gene encoding uncharacterized protein isoform X1; the protein is MILIHSALSGDTRTVVEFSGSRAHQHGPQIHLRQLLARPAYAPNVLSPPQPQSPPAVCRILRGIRLLKLGLTDGRSEVVAVKDSHIPAIPGDFFPRTKVRLEGKATVLNGMVCLSPKIVTVLGGVVQPLYEDWQMNKKYSGFSPSSLRL
- the LOC103426626 gene encoding uncharacterized protein isoform X2 yields the protein MILIHSALSGDTRTVVEFSGSRAHQHGPQIHLRQLLARPAYAPNVLSPPQPQSPPVCRILRGIRLLKLGLTDGRSEVVAVKDSHIPAIPGDFFPRTKVRLEGKATVLNGMVCLSPKIVTVLGGVVQPLYEDWQMNKKYSGFSPSSLRL